The Populus alba chromosome 6, ASM523922v2, whole genome shotgun sequence genomic interval GAATGACAACAATTAATGTAGATGAAAACAACACACTAATTCCTAGACATCTTTTTCTTAAGAAGAAACCTCCTCATCCCTCCTATACAAGCACATCCTATTCTGCAATTGTTGGGCTCTTATACCAATTAACAAAGGTGGGGCAAAGAATAAGAGGTTTGTTACAAGTCAAAACCCTTAAAGTCCAAGAACAACATAAATACAAGAAGACTCAAgatacttaaattttttttcttctatgtcTCTGTTAGTCAAAAGATTATTACAaccctttatatataaaaaaactagagaaCCCTAATAAtactgaatagaaaaaaataaattacagaaaaaattcccttcaaataaaaataaaagctagaaaaacatcataataagaaataaaaaaatgaaatagaaagaaataaaattagctaaaaaaaataattttcctaaAAGAAAAGCTCTtacatcaatattaaaaaagaactaTATGATGGGAAGATGTCGGATGCAACCACATGGTCTTGGCCTTGAGTAGGCCAGAAATGGATAAAGGGTCACTAAGCCATATCCCAACCTTAATCAAGGTTAATCTATTTGAAGTAATAGTTACAATTTTTGGAGAACTCCCATGAAAACATGCTAGCACCATCAAAGATGAAACCCCAAGAAAGTTTTCATATAAGCAACTAATGATCCATCAGAGTTCCATTTCAGATATTCAACATAAAAGCAAATGCATGATAATACAAATCAAGACGGGTATATAAACATACCGTTAAGTTGTGCGAGTCGCACACCTCAAAAATTTTTGTGAACTCTTCCTCTGCTAGCCACGAACAATCCCTTATACGTATCTCCATAGGTGATCCGCGGACAAGAAGAGCCAAAAAATGAGCATTCATTCTCCGAGAATCACAGAGCAATTGGCATAGCCTATGCCTCAAAGCATCTGGGACATGTTCAAGTGAAGCAATTGCATCGGCATTCTTCACTAGAATTTTCATGCATAATTCTTGCAGTGAAGGAACCAATCCTTTTGAAGGCTTACACGCCCGATCAGTTTTTGGCATCCAAGTTATTGGCACATGTTTTTCCTTCTCTGAAATGGAGCCCCTCTGTTGCAAGTTAAGCCTATTTGCTCTATCCCTGATAATCTTCATAGCAGTAGAGAAAGGACCAGGCCAGTCTTCAACTTTGTCATGCTCTTCTTCCACAGATGGCATTTCTACGTCATGATGGTCTGCCTCATGCTCCTGAACTTCAAAATGTGCAAATCGAGAAGCATTCTGCCTTGCTATATCACGAAATTGCTCCATTCTTGATTCAGGCACTTTACTTCTTGCACTCGCACCCTCCTTTCTCTCTTCCAGAACCACACTCTCTGCCAAACCATCAACCAGATTCTTAACTCTGGGTTCTAATTGCAACATATCCTTTCCATTTGATATCAAACCATCATCAACAACCAATTTCCccttccctttctcttctctgctaTACCTCATCCTTCCCCTTGAACTTCCACCCTCAAGAGAAACTGGATTTTCCCCTAATTCCTCAATAACAACAGCACCCTCTttacttctcttctctttttcctctctacTATACCTCCTCCCTCTCCTTGAAGTGCCATTCTCATCTGTACATGGATTTTCCTTCATTCCCTCGACAACACACTCTTTAACTCCCTCCACTTTCACTTCTCTGTCATATTTTCTCCTTCCTCTTGTTGAAGTCCCACTCTCATTAGCACTAGGGCTTTTCCCCAGGTCCTCCACAGCAATACCACCCTCTTCACCTCTCTCCATTTTTACTTCTCCTGTACATTTCCTCTTTCCCCTTGACGAATCACCCAACTTCTCCGAATTTTCACTTCTCTCGACCGCgttatcattcaaaatttcCACAGACTTCTCTTGAACATCCAACTTTAACACTTTCTTACCCAAATCCCCCCTTCCCTTTCCCTTCCCTTTTGTACGCAGAACACTCGAACCCTtgacttcttcaccttcaatttcaattttacgATTATCAACAACCTTTTTCCCAGACCTCAAACTTAAAACCCTCAATACTTCACCTCCAACATCTCGTTCGGTCATTTTCTCAACCACATCACCTTCATTAACAAGCCGACCTTGTTTACCATCACTCCCCTTCTTCCTCTTGCGGGTTGGAGTTTGAAGGGAGGCTTCGGCAGAAGGAAGTGACTTCGAAGCGAGACGGAGGCTCCGCCTGCGTGGAGGGGCAGAGTCGGAGCCCAAAAGAGAAACACCGGGGGGGTTGGGGGTGGGAGGGGATTGGTGAGTGGAAGGTTCGCGAGTTCGAGTTGGAGTGACAGGTTCGGGTGTGGGCCCTTTTTTGTTTGCAGGTGTAGTTGGGAGTATTCCGCGGGACCTGAGCACAGCCATGGAATGAAATGGTGGgtgaagagagagagatggaagaTGATGGAGCGGAAAGGAACTGATTACAGGATCAATATAAGAACGCCGATGGGTGCCGCTCTTTTTTCTATTGTTAGGGTTTTGGACCCAAACTTCCCTAGTACGCTGCTTGTGTTTCccgccatttttatttttttttaattacaattatttagtactcccattttttttagtttaagggATATCGTGGCATCCTGTAAATGGGGGATTGTTAGTGGAAATTAAAAACTGGgcatcattaaaatttaattcagtcCCATATATATATcgtgtaaaaattaaaattagacaCATGGCCCATAAAAAAAAGCCAGtgcatccattttttttttgtttgctcttttttattatttttttaatgaaaaagcaAACGACTTGACATTTGTTTACCAAGATTTTTACTGCTGTAGATATAGTTGAAAAATCAGGCTAAGTTTTGTCggataaaaacaatattttaatttatttttatttaaaaacacctaataaatataattaaaacttcATTAAACTAATTTTCACCTTAAAATACTCATCAACACgtttaaaaacacaatcaaactagaaaacatctcttttctcaaactttatctttttttcttttttagcaatacagaagttaaaaaataatttaataacgcCTTTCTTCAAGAATGACATGTTCAcattaaatttagcttttttattcaCAAAAGCTAcaatttgtttcaaaattaCTTTCGTGTTTGTGATACAGTAAATATAATAAGGTATTTGGTAGTAAactaaactatattttatactacagatttattaaaaaattaagtttaaaacgcagtttttaaaaagcatattttacatatttttttaaatggatttcataaaaatctgtttatttttacatttcaaaagtgtttttgaaaaaatttgaattttttttattttttttaaattaatatttttttgtattttcagattattttgatgtgctgatatcaaaaatattttttaaaaaaataaacaaaaaattattttgatgtatttcaagtaaaaaacactttgaaaaacaacaacaatcatacttttaaatacaATTACTACacattttattcatgttttttgctATACATAAActccaaccataatttttaccaaatacgTATCTAAATCAACTAACCATacctaattatttatttttttaaaatcataactaCAAAAgttacctaaaaaaacaaatatgctcGATTGTTGTAGGTGAACAATcactttttcttttcaaagttatttttgaatACTCTTATTTCTCAAactcaaatacaaaaaatgtgaataaaataaaattatggattaaaatataaaaattataaaactaaaagagcaaaaaataaagacaaaaaaattttaaaagaccagATTTGTTTAAAGATTATGTCTCATGACCTGTTTTACAAGAAAGCCTATATTTTTACCTctaacaaattttaaatatatatttttattttattttcaagtaatttatttttataagatcaagcattaatttaatattaaaatataataattttataaaatataaatcaaaataaaatatcacacTCAATACTGCTCAAAACAACATGAAAGTATAGAAAAACAATAACCGGAGCGGGGAAAAAAAACACGCATTGTGTTTAGGTGCAGTGTTTTCCAAATCtctttttaagtattttttgggTAATGTAATGTATTTACGAGAAGAACTCACTGTATCCAAGTCCAACTTGCACAAGATTAGTAATCACGTTTGCCAATTCGCCGGCTCTACAATGATCATCTTCTGAATAGATTTATGGAGTTTGTTTAGTTGTTCTCGTCTACAATTCGCATTCGGGAAAAGGATAGAACAATGGAAGCTAGGTTGAAAGTTACGTGAGATCAACCAGTTAAAAGATGGAATTTATCAGAATTTGGATTGGCTAAAGCAATGCTTATAAACGGAATCCACTCTTCCGGCGTGGTAAAAAGTCGGAACCCTAAACCTTCATCGCCAAAGGCCACAACATGGTCAGGATCGTGAATGATCATGCTCCGATAGAGTTgcattaaaaactataatgttCAGGCTAAATGAATAGCCACAAATAAACATCCGGAAATATGTAAATTTCCTACAAAGCTATGGAACCATCGTAACCCAGAACTATAATTCTCTCACAGTGTTAGCAGGTATCGTAACGGTGCAATGAGCTGTGGCAATTTAAAGAGCACGTCGACGTTCACATTTGAAACTCCATCGTCATTGAAATTCTGGGAAACTCCTGCATCGATGTCAGCCTGTAAGCTCTTCCATCAAGCCCTGTTGATCAAACAAGGAAAAAAGTGAAATTCAAGTGGGTTCAAGAACAAAATGTTAGAAGACAATTTCAGCTAACCAAGTCACCACGACAACCCACCCGTGCAATGTACTGCTCAGCATCGGTTCGTTTAAGAAAGTGCATCGAATGGCGAGCAAGATTGGCTGTCTTATCACTTAGTAATATCCCTTCACCCATATCATCAAGGACTCTCACCTTGATGTATGGATCTTTGGGCGGAACCATATCCTGCCATGCACAATAACCTCAGCCATCAAAATCTAAGTAATCAGCATACGATATTTAGTCATCATGTGAAACAATTCGAGCATTAAACTGTATCCAGTTTAGAAGACAATCTCTCACTGTTTATATTTCTCAAACCAGCATGTTAGTGACAGATGTATTGATGCTTCTTCAAAAGTAGTGTCTACtgattaaaaaaactacatataTAACCTTAGAAGCTAATACAACCATGACTTCCTTTGATGGATTTTTGATCTTATAATAATATCCTTGCTTCTGCTCTGACTAGCACCGACCCTTGCAAATAAAAAGCTCTAATAGGTTTTTTTAAGACCATCTTGAAGGCTAAACTTGAGCTATATGACCACTGAAGATCCGGTCAGGTCTCCCTCTGGCAGGgaaacccttaaaaaaaaaaaaaaagctccaaTAGTTTGCTTTAAGACCATCTTGAAGGCTAAACTTGAGCTATATGACCACTGAAGATCCGGTCACGTCTCCCTCTGGCAGGGAAACCCTTAGGATCTGTTCACTAgcagaaaattatttttctttcctgttttcagtattttttttcaatgaaaaattgaaaacatgttCATTTATTGAGaatgaagatgattttttttttcataataaaaaaggaatacaTCAAACCATGatttataataatcattttaacaTTTTGTATTCGTAATAATCTAattgtataatattatttttttatcattcaaaattaaaaattatcatgaaaaaattacattgtaaactaaaaaaatcatattaatgtttttataaaaattaaatttatgacactaactaaatatgaaaaaatatataaaaaaaacataattttaatcttttacatTGCTAAAAACTACttgtgtatattaaaaaaaatttattgttcgtgtctttttttatttgaaaaatagtaaaaaacttGCAAGGAAAAAACTATGGAGAAcctcaaaaatatgttttctaaacttattacaaatttgaaaatatgaaaaactaattttccAGTTTTTTGGATGGAGAATATTACATTCGGCAAAAAAGtctaataaaaaagttaaagagtATTAATATGTTTCTGAACAACCTCTTACCATCTCAAGCACACTTGTGGAAAAGATAATGCTTGTCTTTGTGAGATGGGAACAGAACACAATTAATaaacttttgaaaaaaccaTTTGGATTTTGACTAAACAATATACTATCATGCTGAACTTTTGTCAAGCATATCCAATTGGTAAATTATTGCTCCATCTTGCTAGTTGAGTCATATAATCTCTTCTTTCTCTACTTATTGAGTTATATGCTTCATATCCTTCTTCATCAGCCAAGTCTACCACTGCATAGTGATACATTATCACCCATCTTTCAGTAAAGAGACATGGTCCGTCCAAGGACCCTAGAGAACAAATctgcaagtttaattttggaCATGGGTTTTCATGTCATAATCAGTCGAAGATTCAtgcatcttttaattttcaccCATAAATTATAGCATTTGGCCACTCAAGGATGAGTTTCCTTGGTAATGCTAACAAAAACGAAATGAAATATACTATTTTGGGAACACTCAGCTTAATTTTTAAGACTGGCAATAACATTAAAGTGACACAAGGCTTGCATCCACAGAAAGATCGAGAAATGTTAGAGCCTTTTGTTGGTAAGAGCTAAACCACCAAAACAAGGGAAAGAAATGGATATGTCAACCATGAGCCGACCGGATATAAAAAACAGCAATCCATGTCAAAAGAAAAGCTCATTTCCTATTTATAGGGAGAAGTTGTTAGCCACTGGTAACACAATAAAATTTTCCaaacaatttcaattatttttttgttgcaccAGCAACCGTTATTAGTCTGAAACTCTGAATGCATCAAGTCCATATTCTGAGAGAAACAGAAAGAGAGCTTACCACATTCAAGTCAATTCCCACTTCTGCCATGTATGATTGCAAAGCAGCAGAATGCTTCCCAAAATAGTTTTTCTCTGAAGGACTGAGCTTCTCTTGAACTTCTTCTGGGAGCTCAAGAAGCTCAAGCCCAACCTTCCAAGCAAAACTTTGTATAATTTCTGCTCGGTTGTGCCTGCAAGGATATAAACCATGAGCCAAAAGAGCTGAAGATGAGACAAACCTCAACAAAGGAACTCACTAGAAAGAGTAGGGTCATGAAATAGAACAAGGATTAAGAGATACTCACACGTAAGCCATTAAGCAACGCTTGTTGCGAATTAAAGAAAGGTGGTGGATGAGTGCCCCATAGTGGTCTGCATTTCTAGTTTCTCTCACATCCACACTTTCTTCCTGCATTTTCCTATTGCCATAACAAGTCAATAAATCAAGCAGAAGaagaacaatatatattttagcattgCATACAAAAttgcaagagagagagagaggaagatgGAAAGGAGGCAAACAACTTGTTAAGATAAGACCAATCGGGCATATAGATTGAAATTCTTCCAGCAATTGATCACAGAGAAGTAATTCCGTATGGTTACACATGTAGGCCCATACACTGACAAGGGAGGTCTTTATTAAAAAGTAAAGGCACATTGGCCCTGCGTAGGTGTATGAATGATATGACAAGCCTGCTCTCTTCCCATACCAGAGAAATTTGTCCAAACCAATTCTCCCATGTAACAGAGCAATTCTTGTTCTTTATAATGGTAAAATCAAGAGAAATAATTATAGTAACTGATGGGTATTTACAGAAAATCAATGATATGCAACAAAATTGTAATAGATATTATCAATTGCATGGTATCCTCTTTTCCACCAAAGGGAAATGTGGGTTACAATCTGCAAGCATGAGTATGCTACTAAAAATTCCATGAAAAACTAATACAATCCACACTAGAAACCTTAAATCCCAGGTACCAAATGCATGGAATATTATGAAATACAAGCACTGCTTCCCTCTAGACTTCACCAACTTGACCATAATTGAAAGGTTGAACCAGAGTAGGAGCCAAAAGAGCATCGGGTAAAACTTAATTTCATGTGTCCATATAAACTTAAGTATGTATTGATGCATCTGTTAGATCATAACTCAATGTGTTCTAATAGCAGAAACCTTAGGTCTTTGAAAATTCAAACCAAACTGATCGTTTAAGTTGAAGTGATAAGGACTCCCACAACAAATTTCATGGGGGGCACTGTGTAAATAAGACTAGAGCTTAATCCATTAcaccaacaaattaaattagtaGCGGCTCCTAAATGTAGCAAATTCTTTTACTGTAGATTTTTCTAGCAGTCAATAACTAATAAAGTATCATCGCTACTACATGACCAGAGGTGCACagctaaaagaaataaaaaaataaaaaggaaagaaaatatacATTCTAGCATTTCCAAAAGATGAGCTAAAATGGGGAGTACCTTATCAAAGCCTGAAGCTCAAGGTAGTGCTGAGTACATTGATCAACAACTTGATTAAACAAATCTTCCTACAAAACAAGATCACATCACTTAAATAACATATATTGTTACAATAACAGATGAACTAATCCAAACCACTTCTTGCCCAATAAAATTGTCACAGAAAATAGGTAATTGAATATgccataaaataaaacaaaaaactttgcTCACATTGAAAAGTTGAAGCTGTCCCTTTTCACCATTGGCAAGGTCTTTAATTAGTTCATATCCCTTTCTCGCATACATTTCCCTCAAACtatcagaaaagaaaacacttgACCTAAAAgcaaaagggaaaacaaaatcCTTCC includes:
- the LOC118048074 gene encoding uncharacterized protein isoform X1; protein product: MYARKGYELIKDLANGEKGQLQLFNEDLFNQVVDQCTQHYLELQALIRKMQEESVDVRETRNADHYGALIHHLSLIRNKRCLMAYVHNRAEIIQSFAWKVGLELLELPEEVQEKLSPSEKNYFGKHSAALQSYMAEVGIDLNVDMVPPKDPYIKVRVLDDMGEGILLSDKTANLARHSMHFLKRTDAEQYIARGLMEELTG
- the LOC118048074 gene encoding uncharacterized protein isoform X2 yields the protein MQEESVDVRETRNADHYGALIHHLSLIRNKRCLMAYVHNRAEIIQSFAWKVGLELLELPEEVQEKLSPSEKNYFGKHSAALQSYMAEVGIDLNVDMVPPKDPYIKVRVLDDMGEGILLSDKTANLARHSMHFLKRTDAEQYIARGLMEELTG
- the LOC118048075 gene encoding uncharacterized protein isoform X1; amino-acid sequence: MAVLRSRGILPTTPANKKGPTPEPVTPTRTREPSTHQSPPTPNPPGVSLLGSDSAPPRRRSLRLASKSLPSAEASLQTPTRKRKKGSDGKQGRLVNEGDVVEKMTERDVGGEVLRVLSLRSGKKVVDNRKIEIEGEEVKGSSVLRTKGKGKGRGDLGKKVLKLDVQEKSVEILNDNAVERSENSEKLGDSSRGKRKCTGEVKMERGEEGGIAVEDLGKSPSANESGTSTRGRRKYDREVKVEGVKECVVEGMKENPCTDENGTSRRGRRYSREEKEKRSKEGAVVIEELGENPVSLEGGSSRGRMRYSREEKGKGKLVVDDGLISNGKDMLQLEPRVKNLVDGLAESVVLEERKEGASARSKVPESRMEQFRDIARQNASRFAHFEVQEHEADHHDVEMPSVEEEHDKVEDWPGPFSTAMKIIRDRANRLNLQQRGSISEKEKHVPITWMPKTDRACKPSKGLVPSLQELCMKILVKNADAIASLEHVPDALRHRLCQLLCDSRRMNAHFLALLVRGSPMEIRIRDCSWLAEEEFTKIFEVCDSHNLTVLQLDQCGRCMADYTLLATLARSPGSLPRLTTLSISGACRLSDAALSSLVSSAPALQSLNLSQCSLLTSASIDTLADSLATSLRELYINDCQSIQPMLILPALKKLEHLEVLSLSGIQTINDNFLRGFIVARGHNIKELVLTDCVKLTDSSMKVIAETCSKLCALDLGNLRKLTDSALGFLANACREIHTLKLCRNAFSDEAIAAFLEASGEPLKELSLNNVKKVGHCTALSLARRSRKLLSLDLSWCRNLTNEALGLIVDSCLSLKVLKLFGCSQVTNVFLDGHSNSDVQIIGLKTSPVLEHIRVPELQEFALRYSSVSSI
- the LOC118048075 gene encoding uncharacterized protein isoform X2 — translated: MAVLRSRGILPTTPANKKGPTPEPVTPTRTREPSTHQSPPTPNPPGVSLLGSDSAPPRRRSLRLASKSLPSAEASLQTPTRKRKKGSDGKQGRLVNEGEVLRVLSLRSGKKVVDNRKIEIEGEEVKGSSVLRTKGKGKGRGDLGKKVLKLDVQEKSVEILNDNAVERSENSEKLGDSSRGKRKCTGEVKMERGEEGGIAVEDLGKSPSANESGTSTRGRRKYDREVKVEGVKECVVEGMKENPCTDENGTSRRGRRYSREEKEKRSKEGAVVIEELGENPVSLEGGSSRGRMRYSREEKGKGKLVVDDGLISNGKDMLQLEPRVKNLVDGLAESVVLEERKEGASARSKVPESRMEQFRDIARQNASRFAHFEVQEHEADHHDVEMPSVEEEHDKVEDWPGPFSTAMKIIRDRANRLNLQQRGSISEKEKHVPITWMPKTDRACKPSKGLVPSLQELCMKILVKNADAIASLEHVPDALRHRLCQLLCDSRRMNAHFLALLVRGSPMEIRIRDCSWLAEEEFTKIFEVCDSHNLTVLQLDQCGRCMADYTLLATLARSPGSLPRLTTLSISGACRLSDAALSSLVSSAPALQSLNLSQCSLLTSASIDTLADSLATSLRELYINDCQSIQPMLILPALKKLEHLEVLSLSGIQTINDNFLRGFIVARGHNIKELVLTDCVKLTDSSMKVIAETCSKLCALDLGNLRKLTDSALGFLANACREIHTLKLCRNAFSDEAIAAFLEASGEPLKELSLNNVKKVGHCTALSLARRSRKLLSLDLSWCRNLTNEALGLIVDSCLSLKVLKLFGCSQVTNVFLDGHSNSDVQIIGLKTSPVLEHIRVPELQEFALRYSSVSSI